The window AATTAAATTTATCGATATGCCGCAAAAAAAAACTACGGCCTCTACGGAAAAGCAATACAATAAGGCAAAAGAATTATGCGGCTCTTTTTGGAAAATTGAAAACATTTATCTTTTCCCGAAAATAAAAGAAACGGAATATGAATGTTTTTTTAAAGCTGCATTGGACGCTCATATTTTAATTTCACCTAATTTTAATACTCCGTCTATTTTTCCCGATATAAAAACATATTCGGAACTTATAAGTTTTCTTAAATTTAAAAATAAAGGAGAGTGTCAATATGAATAATTTGGCTGCATTTACGGCGGAAGGATATGGAGTTTTACTGTTTGCCAAACTGATATTCGGAGCTATAGCGGTTTTTTCGGAATATTAACTTGGCATAAAACACGTAAGTCTTATATGATTTTTTTTGTTTTCGGAATTTTTGCTCTGTATATTTCGATTTTATTGCAAACCGCAGGATATTTCGGATTTATAATTCTGGAGCCCCTAAAGATAGGAAACATTTCACTTCCATTGTGGCATATTTTCTTTGAAACTCTGCCGGTTATATTTTTTATCACGGCTTTGTCTTTGTTTTTAAAATCCGAAGGTTTATTTTAAGCGACACAAACGGTATCGCTTAAAAACACTTGCAGTTTTGCTTAAGGCAAAACTTTTATTATTGTATGCACTTTTTTTCAGCTGCGCTTACAAAAGTGCGGGAAAATTATCAATCCTCAGAAACCGATGTTTCTTCCGGTTGATAATTTTATAAGAAAGGTTTATTTTAGTCGATACAAATAGTATCGCCTAAAAACACTTGCAGTTTTGCTTAAGGTAAAACTCCTATTATTGTATGCATTTTTGATTACAAAGCGGCTAAAAATAAACACCCATCGGAATTTAAAAATCCTTTAGGCCGTTTATTTTATTTAAGGAATAAATTTATGGAAGACTTGAATCCTGAACAATTTAAGGCGGTAACTACGATTAACGGCCCTGTTTTAATTATTGCGGGAGCCGGTTCGGGGAAAACGCGTGTTATTACTTTTAGAATTGCAAATATGCTTGAACAAGGCATTCCTCAATCGCAAATTTTGGCTCTTACTTTTACAAACAAAGCAGCCCGAGAAATGGAGGAACGTATAAAAGAATTAACCGGAAAAAAATTACAAAATTTAACAATCAGTACTTTTCACGCTTTCGGAGTAAAGGTTTTGCGAAATAATATTGAAAAACTGGGCTGGCGTTCCAATTTCAGTATTTACGATGAAACCGATAGAAATCAACTTATACGAGATTGCGGAAGAGAACTTAAATTTTCTCAAGATGCCTTAGACGTTTATAAAATAGGAGTGCTTTTTTCCAATATAAAAAATGGGAAGGAAAGATTGGCGCGGTGAACACGATTCTTATCAAGCCCTGTACAAAGAATACCAAGAAGGCCTTAAACTTTACAATGCGGTGGACTTCGACGACTTAATTATGCTGCCGATTAAACTTTTTACGGAATATCCTGAAGTCCTTGAAGAATATAGGAACAGATACCGCTACATAATGGTAGACGAATTTCAGGATACCAGTACACAGCAATATAATTTTATGCGCCTGATTGCAAATGAAAATATTTGTGTCGTAGGAGATGACGACCAATCCATTTACTCTTGGCGCGGCGCAAGTTTTGAAAATATCAAAATGTTTGAAAAAGACTTTCCGAATCTTTTGGAAATTAAATTGGAACAAAATTACCGCTCAACGGGAACGATTTTGGCGGCGGCAAACGGCGTTATTTCGCATAACACAAACCGTAAAGAAAAGGCTCTTTGGTCTGAAAAAGATTCGGGGCGCCCGATAGAGATTTTTATCCCCGAAAATGAAGCCGCCGAAGCGGATTTTATTGCCGATATGATTTTAAGTTTAAAGGAGAGGGAGCATTTTAAATATTCCGATTTCGGAGTATTAATTAGAGCAAACAGTTTAAGCAGAGCCTTGGAAGAATCTTTTTTGGAACTTAACATTCCGTACAGAATGTCGGGCGGAACAAGTTTTTTTCAACGCAAAGAAATTAAAGATGTAATAAGTTACCTTAGGGTAATTGCAAACCCGGACGACGATATAAACCTTTTACGTATTATAAATACACCGCGCCGAGGTATCGGAAAAAAAACTATAGAAACTCTTTCCGCTCTTGCTACGGAAAATAAATGCTCTATACGTACTGCCGCCCGCCTTCTTTTGGAAAACCCTCCTGAAGAAATGCGGGGTAAAAGCATTACCGATTTACAGGACTTTGCCGATTTAATTACCGAACACCGTTCTCACCTTTTATCGGGCAAGGGACTTGCTCAAAAGGTTCGAAAACTTTTGGAAGCTATTGAATATAACGAATATCTTATTGCAGAATTTCAAAAAAGCGAAAAGGCCGCTCAATTTAAAATGATGAATATAGAAAGTTTTTTACGCTCTATGGAAGACTGGGAAAAAAATCCCGATAATTGGGATTTAAATCTTTATGACTATTTAAACCGTATTACGCTTTTAACCCGCGACGATACGGAAGAAGAAAAAGGTGAAGTAAATATAATGACAATCCATGCTTCCAAGGGTTTGGAATTTCCTGTTGTATTTATTGCAGGAGCCGAAGACGGTCTTATTCCTCATGCAAGAAGTATGGAAGAAAACGAAGGTGATGTAGAAGAAGAACGCCGCCTTTTTTACGTTGCAATTACACGGGCAAGACAAAAACTTTTTATTACAAGCTGCCGTCAAAGGCGTAAGCAAGGCGGCTTAACCGAATGCGCTCCTTCTCCGTTTCTCGATGAAATCCCTGCGGAGTTGGTAGAATACCACGAGCCAGATGCGGCTGCGGAAGAAGAAAGTATCGCAAATATTTTCAGTCAAATGAAACAAAAATTCTCAATATAAATACCGTACAAAACAGTAAGCCTGTTTTTTAATACCATATTCGCAACACGCTCCATTCGGTAATTAAACAGGCTTATATTTTTACTCTATCTATAAGAAAAATCGCTGTTGCCGATAAACTCGCGCAAAATAGACTGTCCGTGTACAAAGTGAGCGGGCAGCGGCAAAAAATTTCCTAAGAAGGTTAAAAGCCGGGACGCTTCGTTATATTCGGCTTGAAAAGGTTTTACCGCTTTTAAAAGAGGTTCCGCGTAAACCTTTAATACCGCCAATTCATAATCAAGAGCGGTATTAAAAACCGCATCGGCATTCCCTTGAAACGGGAAAATATATTTCGCTTCGCCTGAACGGACATCTCCCCACATTCCGATTGTACGCGAAGCAGGACTTCCCCTAAATTGAGCGTCCCGTACAATGCGGCGCAGCAAGCGGTTATCGGAAGTAGGAATTCTATTATGGTCGTCCAAATTAAGTTGGGTTAATGCTGAAAGGTAAATTTTAAATTTAAGAGAAGAATCGACCTTTGCAGTAAGTTTATCGTTTAAAGCGTGAATTCCTTCGAGGATAAAAATAGTGTTTTCTTCGGCTTTTAAAGGCTTTGTTTCCGCCCGTCGGGCGCTAAGTTTAAAATCATAGGAAGGCATTTCCACCGTTTCACCTTTAAAGACAATCGTTTAAAAGTTCGATATCCAAGGCTTCAACACATTCAAAATCAGGGGTACCGTCAGGATTTTTCGGAGCCTTTGCAGCACCTAAATAAAAATCGTCAAGACTTATAACCTTGGGCGAAAGGCCTAAAACTTGCAGCTGCATAGAAAGTTTTTTTGCCGAAGTTGTTTTTCCCGAGCTTGAAGGCCCGGCAATAAGAATTACCTTTGCACTTTTTTTTGCGGTAATCTTTTTTGCAATTTCCGCAAGTTTATTGTTTTGAAGAATTTCCGTAATCTCTACATATTCTTTTATTTTGCGGGAAGTTATCAAATCGTTAAGCTGCCCTACGGAAGAAACTCCGACCAGTTTTCCCCACGCCTTATATTCTTTATAAATTTCAAAAAGCTGCGGTATATCGTTAAATTGAGAAAGCTCGCAATATGAAGAGGTTTTAGGAAAGCGAAGTAAAAAACCGTCCCCATAAGGCATCAAATCGAAAACCTTAACTTCGCCTATTCTATCCATCAGTGGCTGAAAATATAAGTCTTCATAAGAACCTAAACGGTTTACTAAAATTTTAGGCTTACTCGTATAATTTAAAAGGCGATAAGTTTCAGGCTGATTCGATTTTTCAAATTTTTCAACCGCTTCTTCATAAGAAAGCCATACGGTTTCAATAGGCATATCGGCTTGAACAAACTCATCCATTTTTTTCTTTATTGAATTTAAATCGATTTTTTTTGACTTTGTTCCTTCAAAGGTATAATAATAACCGTAATCCAAACTATGCCCCATTAAAAGCCTAAGCTCCGGGTAAATCTCTTTTGCCGCCGCCGCTAAAATTAAACATAGGGTTCTTCTGTAAATATTTGAACCTTCTCTATTTGCAAGGGTTACCGGTTCAATGCGGGATTGAACATCGACTATTTTATTAAGAGGCACTACCAAATTATTAAGTTTAACGCCTACTATGGGAGCGTCCAATTTACCTAAATACGGAATAAGCTCTCGGGCGGAAACGGGCTGTACAAATTGCTTTTGACTTCCGTCGGGAAATGTAATTTTAAATGAACTCATTAAAGACTCCTTTCAGTTTAAAGCCGTTTTACAGGCGGTTTTAAAATATTTAAGTTTTTAAAAACCGCCTTGTAATATTTTCAGCATTTACGAAATATATTTTGCATTATATAAAATTCAATATGAAAAGGCAAGCGCAGTTTATATTTTAAGTCCGACTGCATAGGTTTTTATTTATATGTATATTGTAAGAGCAATATACGTAAAGCCTCACGGTTTGCAACACCTAAATTTTTACAGGCAGCCGCCATATCTTTTTTTTACCACCGAAATACTTACATGGTGTTCGGCTGCAAGCTCTTCGTAAGTTTTACCTTCAGCAAACGAACCGAAAATAAAATCTTTTTGGCGGTCAGAAAGACCGTAGTTCGACAATTTTAAAATAGAACCCTTAGGCGGAAGAGGAATATAAACGGATTTAAAAATAGATGAGCCTTTTCGATTTATCTTAATTCGGTAAAGTATGTATACAATTTAAATACCCTATGAGCCGGTCGATTTATATTTTTTTACACCATACCGCCACAAGGCATAACACGGAATTAAAAATAAAAATGCTAAAAGCGGGAAAAAAGGTATTGCACTTTTTTGTGTTTTACCGAACAAATACAAAAGCGGGTAATATTGAAATAAAGAATAAGGAATTATAAACGTACAAACTTTTAGTATTTTTTTTCCGTAAATCGAAACAGGATAAGCTCCGAAGGTTCTGGCTCCGTCCGTAAAAATATTTACAAATTCAAGCCCTTCAACCGTAAAAAAACATAAAGCCGCATAAACTAAAAAAAGCCCCGTAAAAACCGCGACCCCTCCTAAGAGCATAAAAGCTAAAGTAAAAATCTTTAAGGCATTCCACGTTATATTCGAAAAAGCGATTCCGTAGCCAAGCATTACAATGCCCTGAATAAGTCGCCCCACACGGGCAAATTCAAATTTACTTCCCAATACTTGTAAAATTAAACTTCGCGGGCGCAATAAAAGCCTATCGAAGTCTCCGGTAACTATAAAATTTGAAAACGAATCAAAACCGCGGGCATAACTTTCCGCAACGGAAAAGCTCATTAACACTATCGAAAAACAAAGCATTATTTCGCTGAAAGTAAAGCCCTTTATATTATTAAACCGTGCAAATAAAAAATAAACTGCAATAATTTCGTTAAATGTCAATAAAACCTGCCCGGCTAAAGAAAGAAAAAAAGAAGTCTTATACTGCATAGTACTTCTAAGCAAAACCGAAATATAATTAAAATAAAGTTTTAAACCGTTTTTCATTTTAACCGCCCTGTACAACAAGTTTTTTTTCTGCAACCTTTGAAATTATTTTTCCGCATAAAATTAAAACGATAAGCCAAAACAATTGCAAAGCAATTTTATAATAAACATAAACGCCTTTTATATCGCCGCCGAAAATTCTTAAAGGAATATTTTGAATACCTGTAAAAGGCAAAACCTCTATTACCGCACGTATTTTATCGGGAAAAAAAGGAATCGGGATTACCTGTCCTGCAAGAATTTCCGATACGGAAATAAAAAGCATTTGCAAACCTCGTGGCGATATTGTAAAAAACGATAATATGTATATTAACACTATAAATGCGGTTGCCGTAAAAAGCCCTAAAATAAGCGAAAACAAAAATAAAGAAAATGTAAATAAATTCGGTAAAACAAGGCTGTAAGGAAGAGGCAATAATAATGCCGTAATCAAAATGGGAAAACATCTTAAAAGCCCCCGTGCAAGACGCATTGAAAGAGTTCTTACAAACCATAGATTATAAATGCTTACGGGGCGCACCATAAGATATGCCGCAGAACCTTTAACTATTGCATCATTAACCTCAGGCTCAAAAACCCATAAGGCAAAAAAAGCTAAAAAGGCTTGCTGAATCCAAATATAAGAAACGGTTGCGGAAAAACTCATCGGAAAATTTTGCGGAGAAGTTTCGTAGAAGGCTTTAAATAAAAATACGGTTAAAAACCCCCAAGCAAATTGAGTGCTTATTCCCGCAAAGGCGGCAGCCCTGTACTGTAAGTTGGCAATAAATCTTATTTTAAAAAACGCAAAATATTTTTTCATATACTTATTGCCCGGAATAATCGGTATCTATATTCAATCGCTTATAAAGAGCCGCCAAACTTTCATCAAGTGTCATACCGTTTAATTTTATAGCATCAAGAGTTCCGTCCAAAAGCAGCATACCCTTTCCGATTAAAATAATTCTATCCGTAATCGCCTGTATATCCTGCATATCGTGCGTAGTTAAAATAATTGTAGTTTTCCGCTTTAAATTTAAATCCGAAATAAATTTGCGTACCGCCAATTTTGAAACCGCATCAAGCCCTATTGTCGGCTCATCTAAAAACAAAATTTCAGGACTGTGCAAAAGAGAAGCTGCAAGCTCGCACCTCATACGCTGCCCTAACGAAAGCTGGCGCACCGGAGTTTTGATAACCTCTTCCAAATTTAAAAGAGATATTAACTCTTCGGAATTATTTTTATAAACACCTTCGGGCACCGAATAAATATTTTTTAATAACTCAAAGGAATCTATTACGGGAATATCCCACCAAAGCTGCGAACGCTGACCGAAAACCACTCCTATATTTTTTACATAAGCGGTTCTGTTTTTCCAAGGAATAAAACCGTTTACGGTACACTCACCCGAATCGGGAGTAAGTATCCCGCTTAAAATCTTTATGGTAGAACTTTTACCCGCACCGTTAGGCCCTATATATCCCACAGTTTCACCTTTTTTTACGGAAAAACTTATATCCTGTAAGGCGGTAATAAGTTCATACTTTTTATTAAATAGCCCCTTAACGGCCTCCCGAAAACCTTCATTCCGTTTTGCAATTTTATAAGTTTTAAAAAGATGTTTTACGGTTATCATAATTTCCATGTCCATTATTTAAATATTCAGGTTCAGAAAAAAAACTGCGGCACGCCAAACAGTACCGCAGTTTTCTTTTTTTTATTTTTAAAAATTTAAATTGTAACGCCTGAAAGCTCTCCGGGAGCTTTTTTCCCTCGCGTTATCATTTCGCTCGCTTTTTTACCCTTTGATGTAAAGGCGATAAATGCCGAAGCGGTGTAAATTGAAGAGTATGTACCGCTTATAAGACCTACTAAAAGCGCCAGGGCAAAGTCTTTCATTGAGCCGGTAGTAAAAACAAATAAGGCAACGACTGCAATCATTGTCGTAATCGTTGTAATAAGAGTTCTTGTAAGCACCTCGGATAAGGCGGTATCCAAAACTTCATTGCATTCGAGTTTCGGTTCAAGATTTATCTTTTCTCTGATTCTATCAAAGATAACGATTGTATCGTTTATGGAATAACCGATAATGGTAAGAATAGCCGCTATCGTTGTAGAGTTAAATTCCATTTGCGACCATGTTATAAACATAAGCATAATCAAAGTATCATGCATTAAAGCCAAAATAGCGGCAACGGAAAAATTCCATTGAAAGCGGAACATTGCATAAATAAAAATTAAAATCAAAGCTCCGCTTACAAGTAAAATTGCCTGTTTAGCCAAGGCGGAAGAAAACTGAGAGCCTACAAAGTCCGTACTCATAACCGCAATATTTTCTTTACCGTAAGCTGCGGTAAGAGAATCCCCGATTATTGAGCGTAAAGCGGTATTGGCGTCTTCGTGGCTCCCGTCATCGGGAAGACGTATTTGAAAATATCTGTCCTGCGGTAAACCTAATTGCTGTACCGAAACCGCCGGTACGGAAGAAAGAGCATGTCTTACCTCGTCCGTAGTTATAAGCTTAGCCGTATTATCGATATAATGCAACCTGAAAATTTCCTTAGACAGCTTTGACGAAGATTCGGAATCGGAAAAAAGCTCTTTAAGTTTAGTGTCGGAAGAAGCCTGCATATTTACTTTTAAGCCTTCTATTTCGGATACTCCGGCAGTAAATTCCTTAATCGTGGGATTATCGGAAAATTTAAAAACATAAGCCTTATTTTGCCCGTCCAAAGAAGTTGCCGTAATCGAAATATCGGAATTGCTTTGAGCAAAAGAAACCGTAAGAGGCCCCTCATAAGAAAGCTCAAGCGCGGTAGGTGCAATTTTTATCTTTTCGATAAAACCTGCCTGAAAATCTATACCGAAGTTAATACCCTTTGTAAAATATCCGACCAAACCGAATACTATAAAAATAATACTTAATATAACACAAGGAATAAATAATTTTGAAAATTTAATTGTTTTATTCATTTGACAACTTCCTCCAGCTTATATGGATTTTTTTTTATCTTTAATGTCTGTGTTCCGAAGTCGAAAATTAAACGCGAGACGAATAAAGCCGTAAATACCGAGGAAACTACTCCTATTGCCAAACTGTAAGCGAACCCCTTAATGGGCCCGGTTCCCAATATCGAAAGAAAAGAAGCCGCAATAAAGGTTGTTATATTGGAGTCCATAACTGCGGAAAGAGCATGTTCAAACCCGGCTTTAATGGCAGCTTCACGGCTTTTATTAAGCCGCAACTCTTCCTTAATGCGCTCAAAGACTACAACATTTGCGTCTACCGCCATACCTATTGTAAGAATCATACCTGCAATACTCGGCAATGTAAGAGTTAAGTTAAAGGCGGATAAAATACTGAACATTATATAAAGGTTAAGTATTTGCGCAATACAGGCGTTAATCCCAGCTTCTTTATAGAAAATAAGCATAAAAATAAGAACAGCCAGTAAACCCCATTGCAAAGCCTTAATACCTTCTCTGATTTTTTCATCTCCCAAACTCGCTCCTACAACCTGCTGTGTCTCAAGCTGTAAAGGAACATTAAGCCATGCCGTACGTAAAACGGTCTTTAAATTTTCAGCTTCGGTTGCCGAAAAGCCGCTTATATTTCCGCTACCGCCGGTTATAGGCTCTTTAATGTTGGGAGCCGACTTAATTTTGTTATCGGAAACAATTGCAAGCCGTTTTCCCACATTTTGAGCGGTTAAATCGGCAAATATTTTTCCGCCTTCCGCATCGAGAGTAAATTCAACTATAGGCGTATTCAATGTGCTATCGGCAGCCGTATTGGCACTTATCAAATGCTTTCCTTCAAGTCCGGCCTGCTTTTTTACAACCAAAAACGGCGTATTTTCATCACGCTCATCAATTCCATAAGCGTCCTTATGATAAACACCTAAAACCATACAATCTTCAGGTATAACGGAAGAATCAAGTAAGTTATAATCGGCATCAAAGGTTTTTCCCGGATTATTTCGGTAATATTCTATAAACTTCGCCGAAGCTTCATCATCTACAATATGAAAAGAAAGAAGACCGCGTCCCATAATAATCGAATTTATCTTATCGGCATCGGCAGCACCGGGCATTTCTATATAAATTCTGTCATCGCCCTGTCTTCTTATAACGGGGTCGGTAAGACCGAACTTATCTATTCTGCTGCGTAAAGTTTCCATTGCAAGCGTCATTGCCGCCTTTTTGGACTCTGCAAGAGTTTCGTTACTTTCACCTTGAGATGAAACGGCGGCATCCAAATCGGCCTTAATTATAACCAGCATACCGCCTGAAAGGTCGAGACCGAGTTTTACCGCATTGGCTTGGTATCCCTTTGTGCTTAAAATAGCTTCCCTGTATGAAGTTTCCAAAAAAGGTTGAGCTGCAGGAATAAATTTTTCTTTTGAAGAAAGTTTAAAACTGGCAACAACATCTTCCGCAGTCCACTGTGCGGGTATTTCCATTTTTAAATTTTTTCTCATTTGCTTGGCGGCTTTAATTAAGGGGTCATACTCTTTAGAGAGAGGTTCTTTTGAACCCGACATTGCCATTTCAATGAGTCTATCAACATCGGCTCTTGCCATATTTTCCGAATAATCCTTAATTTTTTCGCGGGAAGCAAGAGCCAAAGCCTTATCTTCTTTATCCGTCCAAAAATACCACTTTAAAGTAGGATATAAAAAGGCAAAACACAAACCGATAACAACGAGAACAATTATAAATCTGGTTCTTTTGTTCATTATTTTTCTCCCAATTATTTACTTTCTAAAGGAGTTCCAAAATCGGACAATTTTAAAACTCCCGTATGTTTTATTTCGAATCGTCGGAAAAGGTTGCGGAATTGGAATTCTCGGCCGAATTTGAGGAGCTTTCGGTATTTTTCTTTTTACCGAAAAAGAACCCCTTCTTTTCACCGTTACCTGCAAAATCCGGAGCGGGGCGGGCGGGTTCGTCTTTTAAAACTACACCGACTGCAGAACGGTTAATTTCAATCTTGCAATTTTCATCAACTTTAATAATAAGAGTTTTTTCCTTGGCGGAACTTACAGTGCCGTGTATTCCGCCTATAGTGATAATCTTATCGCCTTTTTGAAGCTGCGAAATCATTCTTTCGGTTTTTTGCTGTTCCTTTTTTTGCGGACGTATAAGCAAAAAGTAAAAAATAACAAAAACCAGCAGCATAGGAATCATAATTCCGTAAGAACCGAAGCCTTGCGCCGTTTGCAACAGAGGTATCAAATTCATAAGTACATCCTTTTATAAAATAAAATCCCTAAACGGGTAGTGTAGAATATCACATTTAGACTTATTTAGTCAATAGATTTTAAAATTATCGGTGATTTTAAAAAATAAGATATAAAAACGGGCTTGACTTTTTCATACGTTTCTTGTAAAATGTTTCACTGTTTACGGCAGCTGTACCTTAGCCGGCTGCAAGCGGAAAACCGCAAATTTAACTTAGATACTTTTTGTATTGGAGGAATTTAAAATGGCTGTACCCAGAGCGAATACGTCAAAAGCTAGAACACGCCGCCGAAGAGGCATTAATATGAGGCTTCATGCACCGAATCTTGTAGAATGCGCAGGATGCGGAAACTTGATTATGCAGCACCATGTATGCCCCAAATGCGGGTTTTATAAAGGAAAACAAGTTATTAATCCCGATAAGTTGGATTAAAGGAGTATTTTATGGATGAATTGTTTAAAAAAATTCAAAAACTTATTGCAGACAAACTGGAAATTGACGAATCGAAAGTAACTTTGGATTCTTCATTCAGGCAGGACTTGGGTGCCGACAGCTTGGATACTTACGAGCTTGTATATGCACTCGAGGAAGATATGGGAATTACCATTCCGGACGAAAAAGCAAACGATTTTGAAACCGTCCGCGATGCCTACGAATTTATTAAATCTCAACAAAAATAAGGTTAAGCTTATTTAAAATGAAGTTGTCCTTGTTTCCGATTAAATTTGGGATTGAGACCAAAAGGAAGCAAGAACTCCTTGAGTTTCAAAAGCAGGCGGGACTGCATTTTAAAAATCTCCGCCTGCTTAATCTTGCATTTCATCACAGGTCTTACTCTAACGAGCATAATAATTTTCGCGAAAATAACGAGCGTATGGAATTCTTGGGAGATTCCGTGCTGGGGCTGGTTACCGCTTCGTATCTTTATGAATCGTTTGCGGAAAAAAATGAAGGAAGTTTAGCGAAAATAAAGGCTTCCGTCGTATCTGAAGAAGCCCTTTCCAAGATTGCTTTAAAGCTGAATATCAGTAAATTTTTAGTTTTAGGACGCGGTGAAGAGATGTCTGGAGGAAGAGAAAAACGGGCTATTTTAGCCGATGCAGTAGAAGCCATAATAGGAGCCTATTATTTGGATTCAGGCTACAAAGCCGTTCAAAAATTTGTACTTAATCTTTTATCCGACACAATAAATGCCGTTGTGCAAAATAAAATCGTAGGAGATTATAAATCGGTTTTACAGGAATTTGCACAAAAAAACTTTAAAACCGTTCCCAAGTACGAACTTAAAAAAGAATCAGGTCCTGATCATAACCGAACATTTTGGTTTTCGGTAAGTATTAACGGACATACTTACGGCCCCCTTTCAGGTAAAACCAAAAAAGAAGCGGAACAGGCGGTTGCGGAGCTTGCCTATAAAAACCTTTCCTCCGCTATTACATCAAACTGACAGGGTCGGTATCGGCTTCTATATAAATACCCGAAAGAGGTTTATAACCCTTAACAAATTTTTCGCAAGCCTCTCTAATTAACCCGAAATTATCGGAGCGCAAAAGGAGCTGTTGTCTATAGTTTCCCGAAATAAGCGAAAGAACGCATTCCGAAGGCCCCATAACCTCGGCACCTTCAGGCAAAAGTTTTTTTAAAATACGGGAGGCTTCTTCAGCAGCCAATTCGGACTTTTTTAAGTCTTTACTGCGGAAAACAAGTCTTATAAGCCGTTTAAAAGGCGGAAAATCTAAAAGTTTACGTTGTGAAAGCTCGTATTCATAAAATTCTTTGTATTTATGGTCTTTTGCACATACAATTGAAGGGTGTTCCGGTTTTAAGGTTTGAATAATTACAAGCCCGTCATCGGTATACCGCCCTGCCCTTCCGGCCGCTTGGGTAATAAGAGCAAAACTTCTTTCCGCCGCACGAAAATCGGGCATTTGAAGTCCCGTATCGGCTAAGATAATTCCTACAAGCCTTACTTTCGGAAAATTTAACCCTTTGGCAATCATTTGCGTGCCGAGTAAAATATCTATTTTACCTTCCCTAAAGTCCGAAACGGCATTTTCCAAATCCTTAGCTTTCGTAACCGTATCCGTATCAAGCCTTACAACGCTGCAATCGGGAAAGGTTCTGCGGACTTCTTCTTCAATAAATTCCGTGCCGAATCCCGCGTAACCTATATCAAGCGAATTACATTCAGGACAGGCGGAAGGAGGCTTAGCCTGCATACCGCAATAATGGCATTTCATTACACCTTCTTTTTTATGAAAGGTCATAGGTACCGAACAATTTTTACAAAGCATTTCATAACCGCAATATCTACAGCGAAATAAATGTGAAAAACCGCGCCTGTTTAAAAAAAGAATTGTCTGTTTACCCATATTTTTTGTTTTACGGATTTCTTCAATCAGGCGTGCTGTTAAAGAGCCCTTTGAACCCGATAAATTTTCAATTTGAATTGAAGGAAGAGAACCGCCTGCAAGCCTTTTTGTCAAAGAAAGAAGTCTTATTTTTCCTGTTTGAATCATGTTCCACGCTTCAAGTGACGGCGTAGCCGAACCCATTACAAGCGGACAGTTATGCTTTGACGCAAGATACATAGCCGTTTGCCTTGCATGATAGCGGGGAGAGGCTCCAGATTTATAAGAGCCGTCATGTTCTTCATCAATTATAATAAGGCCTATTTTTTCAGCCGGAGCGAAAACGGCACTTCTTGCTCCTACAA is drawn from Treponema pedis and contains these coding sequences:
- the rnc gene encoding ribonuclease III yields the protein MFPIKFGIETKRKQELLEFQKQAGLHFKNLRLLNLAFHHRSYSNEHNNFRENNERMEFLGDSVLGLVTASYLYESFAEKNEGSLAKIKASVVSEEALSKIALKLNISKFLVLGRGEEMSGGREKRAILADAVEAIIGAYYLDSGYKAVQKFVLNLLSDTINAVVQNKIVGDYKSVLQEFAQKNFKTVPKYELKKESGPDHNRTFWFSVSINGHTYGPLSGKTKKEAEQAVAELAYKNLSSAITSN
- the rpmF gene encoding 50S ribosomal protein L32, which codes for MAVPRANTSKARTRRRRGINMRLHAPNLVECAGCGNLIMQHHVCPKCGFYKGKQVINPDKLD
- the acpP gene encoding acyl carrier protein, translated to MDELFKKIQKLIADKLEIDESKVTLDSSFRQDLGADSLDTYELVYALEEDMGITIPDEKANDFETVRDAYEFIKSQQK
- the priA gene encoding replication restart helicase PriA — its product is MAKWLQLSFNLPVYQTFTYKNLDGNFESLVGKRAAVKFGSRNLIGCIISESESLPKNIPVSEDKIKPINRVVDKEPVFGQAQIELAAWISKFYICSFGEALSAILPSGKREASFENLKIHGSGFEEENFLLSEEQKKAISEISAADKACFFYLYGLTGSGKTEVFLQAAENVIKKGKSVIYLVPEIGLTYQVITAAVNRFKDSAAVLHSGLTGSERLNQWMRIKRGEALMIVGARSAVFAPAEKIGLIIIDEEHDGSYKSGASPRYHARQTAMYLASKHNCPLVMGSATPSLEAWNMIQTGKIRLLSLTKRLAGGSLPSIQIENLSGSKGSLTARLIEEIRKTKNMGKQTILFLNRRGFSHLFRCRYCGYEMLCKNCSVPMTFHKKEGVMKCHYCGMQAKPPSACPECNSLDIGYAGFGTEFIEEEVRRTFPDCSVVRLDTDTVTKAKDLENAVSDFREGKIDILLGTQMIAKGLNFPKVRLVGIILADTGLQMPDFRAAERSFALITQAAGRAGRYTDDGLVIIQTLKPEHPSIVCAKDHKYKEFYEYELSQRKLLDFPPFKRLIRLVFRSKDLKKSELAAEEASRILKKLLPEGAEVMGPSECVLSLISGNYRQQLLLRSDNFGLIREACEKFVKGYKPLSGIYIEADTDPVSLM